A stretch of the Cydia amplana chromosome 6, ilCydAmpl1.1, whole genome shotgun sequence genome encodes the following:
- the LOC134649082 gene encoding uncharacterized protein LOC134649082 — MHQNVNGLINKANVLTVHLQDLSSSNRPIDVLCITEHNMSQGDENQLALSNYALASHFSRGNRNGGSCILVRNIHKYKTLSDISHTISLCNIFECSAIELTEHNIIIICIYRVPKYDIAAFNIFFNKLNDLLCKLNHSRKNVILCGDFNIDMMKRTKQSIEFNNLISSFNLKFGISTPTRLQSNTCIDNIIHNIRGGKSDVIDLAISDHTAQVLKCPVKPTCTLSHWFVLKRDFSYCNIQKFTNCITELSFNDVYKSNDPNEAFNCFSNQFELFYNLCFPFIRLKVSALNRPKWVTKGIRKCCKRKRAMLWKWRLAPTHSNKSDLKMYSQRLKKIISSTQKIQNDLTFMKPSTPDDIRLIINFLKNSKSTGYDGINTMIIKQVANIISSPVSHIVNLCIEYGRFPDKLKVAILRPLYKKGEKTSITNYRPIALLSVFSKVIEKFIQNNINNYFETNNLFSQEQKGFRKQKSINMAIYDLLNIIMTNIDNKVPVTALYMDMTKAFDFVDHKILLTKLYRYGIRGNVFSLIESYLTGRK; from the exons atgcATCAAAATGTTAACGGCCTAATAAATAAAGCCAATGTATTAACTGTCCACTTACAGGACCTTTCATCTTCTAATAGACCGATTGATGTACTATGTATTACTGAACACAACATGAGCCAAGGTGATGAAAACCAATTAGCTTTAAGTAACTATGCACTTGCGTCACACTTTTCACGCGGAAACAGAAATGGTGGTTCCTGTATACTTGTAagaaacatacataaatacaaaacTTTGTCAGACATATCACATACCATATCATTATGTAATATCTTCGAATGTTCGGCTATTGAACTTACTGagcataatataataataatctgtATATATCGCGTTCCAAAATATGATATTGCGgcctttaatatttttttcaataaattaaatgacCTACTGTGTAAATTAAACCATAGCCGCAAAAATGTAATACTCTGCGGAGATTTTAACATAGATATGATGAAAAGAACAAAACAAAGTATTGAATTTAATAACCTTATATCTAGTTTTAATCTTAAGTTTGGAATATCTACACCGACACGGTTACAGAGCAACACCTGCATCGATAATATTATCCATAATATTCGAGGAGGGAAATCTGACGTAATCGATCTTGCGATTTCTGACCACACTGCCCAGGTTCTTAAGTGTCCTGTAAAACCTACGTGCACACTATCTCACTGGTTTGTTCTAAAAAGAGACTTTAGTTATTGTAATATTCAAAAATTTACAAACTGTATTACAGAACTGAGCTTTAATGATGTATACAAATCAAATGACCCCAACGAGGCATTTAATTGTTTTAGCAACCAATTCGAACTATTTTATAACTTGTGCTTCCCATTTATAAGACTTAAGGTATCAGCACTAAATAGGCCAAAATGGGTGACCAAAGGCATTAGAAAGTGTTGTAAAAGAAAAAGAGCTATGTTATGGAAATGGAGACTGGCGCCAACCCATAGTAACAAAAGCGATCTGAAAATGTACTCTCAAcgacttaaaaaaattatatcgtcaacacaaaaaatacaaaacgattta ACGTTCATGAAACCGTCTACTCCTGATGATATCAGACTAATAATCAACTTTTtaaaaaactcaaaaagtaCCGGTTATGATGGCATAAACACAATGATAATAAAACAAGTTGCGAATATAATTTCATCACCAGTAAGCCACATAGTAAATCTGTGTATAGAATATGGCAGGTTTCCTGATAAACTCAAGGTAGCTATCCTGCGACCACTATATAAAAAGGGCGAAAAAACATCAATTACTAATTACAGACCAATAGCCCTTTTATCGGTTTTTTCAAAAGTTATCGAGAAATTTATACAGAATAACATTAACAACTATTTTGagaccaataatttattttcacagGAACAAAAGGGTTTCCGAAAacaaaaatcaataaatatgGCAATCTATGACTTACTGAATATTATAATGACTAACATAGATAATAAGGTACCTGTAACTGCTCTTTATATGGATATGACCAAAGCTTTCGATTTCGTTGACCATAAAATACTACTGACTAAGCTATACAGGTATGGAATCCGGGGAAATGTTTTTAGTTTAATTGAATCCTACCTAACTGGGAGAAAATAA